In Juglans regia cultivar Chandler chromosome 13, Walnut 2.0, whole genome shotgun sequence, the following proteins share a genomic window:
- the LOC108980577 gene encoding transcription factor-like protein DPB isoform X1 — translation MGTRNQHLSREDEEEDPPGRGAVSISGQSVSTSRSIGSPSSRSEQTMATPASDSTLFRLNHLDIQGDDAGSQGAVASKKKKRGQRAVGGDKSGRGLRQFSMKVCEKVESKGRTTYNEVADELVAEFADPGNSVTSPDQQQYDEKNIRRRVYDALNVLMAMDIISKDKKEIQWKGLPRTSLNDIEELKTERLGLRNRIEKKAAYLQELEEQFIGLQNLIQRNEQLYSSGNAPSGGVALPFILVQTRPHATVEVEISEDMQLVHFDFNSTPFELHDDNYVLKAMKFCERPQVDDMVHNFSADGGEGSSMSGVHQTQIPLPSASNTTVRPPASPPLPGILKARVKHEH, via the exons ATGGGGACGAGGAACCAGCATTTGAGTCgagaggatgaggaggaggatCCACCAGGTCGTGGCGCTGTCTCAATTTCGGGTCAATCGGTGTCCACCAGTCGGAGCATAGGGTCGCCATCGAGCCGGAGCGAGCAGACGATGGCTACACCTGCCAGTGACAGCACTTTGTTTAGACTAAACCATCTCGACATCCAAGGCGATGACGCAGGATCGCAAGGCGCTGTTGC tagcaagaagaaaaagagagggcaACGCGCTGTTGGAGGTGATAAGAGTGGAAGAGGACTCCGCCAATTTAGCATGAAAG TGTGTGAGAAAGTGGAAAGCAAGGGAAGGACTACTTACAATGAG GTAGCAGATGAACTTGTGGCAGAGTTTGCTGATCCTGGCAATAGTGTCACATCCCCAGATCAG CAACAATATGATGAGAAAAACATTCGAAGAAGGGTGTATGATGCCCTGAATGTTCTCATGGCGATGGATATAATTTCTAAGGATAAAAAAGAGATACAATGGAAAGGTCTGCCTCGTACTAGCCTGAACGACATTGAAGAATTGAAG ACAGAGCGTCTGGGACTCAGGAACAGAATTGAAAAGAAAGCCGCATATTTGCAAGAACTGGAGGAACAA TTCATAGGTCTTCAGAACCTGATACAGCGAAATGAGCAATTGTACAGCTCTGGGAATGCTCCAAGTGGAGGTGTGGCTTTACCTTTTATTCTTGTTCAG ACACGACCTCATGCAACCGTCGAGGTTGAAATATCAGAGGATATGCAGCTGGTGCATTTTGACTTCAACAG CACCCCATTTGAGCTCCACGATGACAACTACGTTCTAAAGGCAATGAAATTTTGTGAAAGACCACAGGTTGATGATATGGTGCACAATTTCTCTGCAGATGGAGGCGAAGGTTCTAGCATGTCGGGTGTGCATCAAACACAGATTCCTCTTCCTTCAGCGTCAAACACTACGGTTAGGCCTCCCGCTTCGCCACCTCTTCCTGGAATACTAAAAGCACGGGTGAAGCATGAGCATTAG
- the LOC108980577 gene encoding transcription factor-like protein DPB isoform X2 translates to MGTRNQHLSREDEEEDPPGRGAVSISGQSVSTSRSIGSPSSRSEQTMATPASDSTLFRLNHLDIQGDDAGSQGAVAKKKKRGQRAVGGDKSGRGLRQFSMKVCEKVESKGRTTYNEVADELVAEFADPGNSVTSPDQQQYDEKNIRRRVYDALNVLMAMDIISKDKKEIQWKGLPRTSLNDIEELKTERLGLRNRIEKKAAYLQELEEQFIGLQNLIQRNEQLYSSGNAPSGGVALPFILVQTRPHATVEVEISEDMQLVHFDFNSTPFELHDDNYVLKAMKFCERPQVDDMVHNFSADGGEGSSMSGVHQTQIPLPSASNTTVRPPASPPLPGILKARVKHEH, encoded by the exons ATGGGGACGAGGAACCAGCATTTGAGTCgagaggatgaggaggaggatCCACCAGGTCGTGGCGCTGTCTCAATTTCGGGTCAATCGGTGTCCACCAGTCGGAGCATAGGGTCGCCATCGAGCCGGAGCGAGCAGACGATGGCTACACCTGCCAGTGACAGCACTTTGTTTAGACTAAACCATCTCGACATCCAAGGCGATGACGCAGGATCGCAAGGCGCTGTTGC caagaagaaaaagagagggcaACGCGCTGTTGGAGGTGATAAGAGTGGAAGAGGACTCCGCCAATTTAGCATGAAAG TGTGTGAGAAAGTGGAAAGCAAGGGAAGGACTACTTACAATGAG GTAGCAGATGAACTTGTGGCAGAGTTTGCTGATCCTGGCAATAGTGTCACATCCCCAGATCAG CAACAATATGATGAGAAAAACATTCGAAGAAGGGTGTATGATGCCCTGAATGTTCTCATGGCGATGGATATAATTTCTAAGGATAAAAAAGAGATACAATGGAAAGGTCTGCCTCGTACTAGCCTGAACGACATTGAAGAATTGAAG ACAGAGCGTCTGGGACTCAGGAACAGAATTGAAAAGAAAGCCGCATATTTGCAAGAACTGGAGGAACAA TTCATAGGTCTTCAGAACCTGATACAGCGAAATGAGCAATTGTACAGCTCTGGGAATGCTCCAAGTGGAGGTGTGGCTTTACCTTTTATTCTTGTTCAG ACACGACCTCATGCAACCGTCGAGGTTGAAATATCAGAGGATATGCAGCTGGTGCATTTTGACTTCAACAG CACCCCATTTGAGCTCCACGATGACAACTACGTTCTAAAGGCAATGAAATTTTGTGAAAGACCACAGGTTGATGATATGGTGCACAATTTCTCTGCAGATGGAGGCGAAGGTTCTAGCATGTCGGGTGTGCATCAAACACAGATTCCTCTTCCTTCAGCGTCAAACACTACGGTTAGGCCTCCCGCTTCGCCACCTCTTCCTGGAATACTAAAAGCACGGGTGAAGCATGAGCATTAG